A stretch of Labrus mixtus chromosome 7, fLabMix1.1, whole genome shotgun sequence DNA encodes these proteins:
- the pigu gene encoding phosphatidylinositol glycan anchor biosynthesis class U protein, whose product MAAPLTLLLIVAVTIRAALYRSSLADLISERVEVVSPLTAWKRVVEGLALLDLGVSPYSGDVFHETPLIIYLFHFVVDYAEVTFMLADVITAVALYMAVMDYNKQVFRKQKFALEADRYPHDCLELIRTPTEMYYIPLKVAMFYLLNPFTILSCVAKSTCGLNNAVIALFILSTIKGNVLLSAVFLSLATYQSIYPLTLCAPALLYLMQRQYIPVNFRRASFWWFMAQYGFMYLGSLSVIVCLSFFLLGSWDYVPSVYGFILSVPDLTPNIGLFWYFFAEMFEHFRLFFLCVFQINVFFYTIPLSVKLKEHPVFLIFMQLAVISIFKSYPTVGDIALYMAFLPVWSHLHRFLRNIFLVSCVLLACSALFPVLWHLWIYAGSANSNFYYAITLLFNVAQILLVSDYFYAFLRREHHLTYGLYLKRKDGSEATLVLK is encoded by the exons ATGGCGGCTCCCTTGACTCTACTTTTGATTGTAGCTGTTACGATCCGCGCGGCTCTGTACAGATCCAGTTTAGCGGACTTAATATCGGAGCGGGTCGAGGTGGTGTCTCCGTTAACGGCCTGGAAGAGAG ttgtTGAAGGTTTGGCTCTGCTCGACCTCGGAGTGTCACCGTACTCTGGAGATGTTTTCCAcgag ACTCCTCTCATCATTTACCTTTTCCACTTCGTGGTCGACTACGCAGAGGTCACGTTCATG ttaGCCGATGTGATCACTGCTGTGGCGCTCTACATGGCAGTGATGGACTACAACAAACAAGTG ttCAGGAAGCAGAAGTTTGCTCTGGAGGCGGACCGTTACCCCCACGACTGTCTGGAGCTCATCAGGACTCCTACAGAGATGTACTACATCCCTCTGAAGGTCGCCATGTT cTACCTGTTGAACCCGTTCACCATCCTGTCCTGCGTCGCCAAGTCAACCTGCGGCCTGAACAACGCCGTCATCGCCCTCTTCATTCTCTCCACGATAAAAG GAAACGTCTTACTGAGCGCCGTGTTTCTGTCTTTGGCGACGTATCAGTCCATCTATCCTCTGACTCTGTGCGCTCCGGCTCTGCTCTACCTCATGCAG CGTCAGTACATCCCGGTGAACTTCCGGCGAGCGAGTTTCTGGTGGTTCATGGCTCAGTACGGCTTCATGTACCTGGGCAGCCTCTCCGTCATCGTCTgcctctccttcttcctgctcGGCTCGTGGGACTACGTGCCGTCCGTCTACGGCTTCAT TCTCTCCGTGCCCGATCTGACCCCAAACATCGGCCTCTTCTGGTATTTCTTCGCCGAGATGTTCGAACACTTccgcctcttcttcctctgcgtATTCCAGATCAACGTCTTCTTCTACACCATCCCGCTATCCGTCAAACTCAa agagcaCCCGGTGTTTCTGATCTTCATGCAGTTAGCCGTGATCTCCATCTTTAAGTCGTACCCCACAGTGGGAGACATCGCGCTCTACATGGCCTTCCTTCCTGTCTGGAGTCACCTGCACAGAT TCCTGAGGAACATCTTCTTGGTGTCCTGCGTCCTGTTGGCGTGCTCCGCTCTGTTTCCCGTCCTCTGGCACCTCTGGATCTACGCCGGCAGCGCCAACTCCAACTTCTACTACGCCATCACGCTGCTCTTCAACGTGGCTCAG ATTCTGCTGGTGTCGGATTATTTCTACGCCTTCTTGAGGCGGGAGCATCATCTCACCTACGGCCTGTACCTGAAGAGGAAAGACGGCTCAGAGGCCACGCTGGTCCTGAAATAA
- the psmf1 gene encoding proteasome inhibitor PI31 subunit: MAGLEVLYTCFGGSITCPQDAVVCFVHWEMIKSGYRCVGSGDEPRNNDKKSELLPADWSVTKELYSLRYKPKDGDTTLLLKAIAVDSTLIFNLMSSSTQQVSDLTVTISDHVDAEQLQTFDRVFKDTDSLSEKVRTQLLPPQDRPQRTERRSRRDEDEEQRRRGEDSDPLRIPNRHPRQGTQPNWPDPMHPFAAGGADLDPFGSRGRGGMIMDPLRSGYPRSGFDPSSGIPDILPPGAVPSGARFDPFGPVGRHRPGPDRDHMPPPGYDDMFM, translated from the exons ATGGCGGGGTTGGAAGTATTGTACACCTGTTTCGGTGGCAGTATCACCTGTCCACAGGACGCCGTGGTGTGTTTCGTTCACTGGGAGATGATAAAGAGCGGGTACAGGTGCGTCGGCTCCGGAGACGAG CCCCGCAACAATGATAAGAAGTCTGAGCTGCTGCCTGCAGACTGGAGCGTCACCAAGGAGCTGTACAGTCTGAGATACAAACCCAAAGACGGCGACACCACGCTGCTGCTCAAAGCCATCGCTGTGGACTCCACTCTGATCTTCAACCTGATG agctcCAGCACTCAGCAGGTGTCAGACTTGACGGTGACCATCAGTGACCACGTGGATGCTGAACAGCTGCAAACATTTGACAG AGTGTTTAAGGACACAGACAGTCTGTCGGAGAAGGTCAGGACTCAGCTGCTGCCCCCTCAGGACAGACCGCagaggacggagaggaggagTCGGAGGGACGAAGACGAGGAGCAGAGACGGAGAGGAGAAGACAGCGACCCCCTCCGCATCCCCAACAGACACCCTCGACAGGGAACACAGCCCAACTG gccaGATCCCATGCACCCttttgcagcaggaggagcagatcTGGATCCCTTCGG CTCTCGTGGCCGTGGCGGGATGATCATGGACCCTTTGAGGTCGGGGTATCCTCGCTCTGGTTTTGACCCTTCCAGCGGTATCCCAGACATCCTGCCCCCTGGAGCCGTCCCCTCCGGAGCTCGCTTCGACCCGTTTGGACCAGTGGGACGACACAGACCggg acCGGACAGAGACCACATGCCCCCGCCCGGATATGACGACATGTTCATGTAG